The proteins below are encoded in one region of Triticum aestivum cultivar Chinese Spring chromosome 1B, IWGSC CS RefSeq v2.1, whole genome shotgun sequence:
- the LOC123088557 gene encoding outer mitochondrial transmembrane helix translocase-like: MDKVVGTAVCYHFSHNEPNIPGDANLILSTESLSYGLRGIKSMESSSSKKELKDLVENEYEREILSDIIEPDNIQVSFDDIGALEDVKKTLKDLIILPLRRPGLFSREQLLKTAKGLLFFGPPGTGKTMLAKAVATESGAKFINIEMSRIMSKWLGDGEKYVKAIFSLASKASPCVIFIDEVESMLGTRESRVEHEIKRRMKNEFMVHWDGLRTKDKERVLVLGATNRPFDLDEAVIRRFSHRLMVNLPDASSRERILEQILFKEELAPDVDLKLLANTTDGFSGSGLKELCMTAALRRIPELLEREKEEACLAKDEGRPEPALLGNDAIPPLSMKHLTSARDQGGASFSSESNTMSALIQWNNLYGDGGSKRKKNLSYFM; this comes from the exons ATGGATAAGGTTGTTGGTACTGCTGTTTGTTATCACTTTTCGCATAATGAACCCAATATTCCTGGGGATGCCAATCTCATACTATCAACAGAAAG TCTCAGTTATGGGCTTAGAGGTATAAAGAGCATGGAAAGTAGTTCTTCAAAGAAAGAACTAAAG GATTTGGTAGAAAATGAATACGAGAGAGAGATCCTGTCAGATATCATTGAACCCGATAATATTCAAGTATCCTTTGACGATATTGGAGCCCTAGAGGATGTAAAAAAGACGTTAAAGGATTTGATCATTCTCCCTCTAAGAAGACCTGGATTATTCAGCAGAGAGCAGCTACTAAAG ACCGCTAAGGGATTATTGTTCTTTGGACCTCCTGGCACTGGCAAGACAATGCTTGCAAAAGCAGTAGCGACAGAATCAGGTGCAAAATTTATCAACATAGAAATGTCAAGAATTATGTCAAAG TGGCTTGGGGATGGAGAGAAGTATGTGAAGGCCATTTTCTCTTTGGCAAGTAAAGCATCTCCGTGTGTAATATTCATTGATGAG GTTGAAAGTATGCTTGGAACCAGAGAAAGTCGGGTAGAGCATGAAATTAAGCGCAGGATGAAAAATGAATTTATGGTACATTGGGATGGATTGCGTACCAAGGATAAAGAACGTGTATTGGTTCTCGGAGCCACAAATAGGCCCTTTGATCTTGATGAGGCAGTCATTCGAAGGTTCTCTCACAG ATTAATGGTGAACCTTCCTGATGCGTCAAGTAGAGAGAGGATTTTGGAACAGATACTGTTCAAAGAAGAGCTGGCACCAGACGTGGATCTAAAGCTACTCGCCAATACGACTGATGGATTTTCAGGAAGCGGCTTGAAA GAACTTTGTATGACTGCAGCACTCCGGCGCATTCCTGAACTCTTGGAAAGAGAAAAGGAG GAAGCGTGTTTAGCGAAAGATGAAGGTAGGCCTGAGCCTGCATTGCTAGGAAATGATGCCATCCCCCCTCTTAGCATGAAGCATTTGACATCTGCCCGTGATCAG GGAGGTGCTAGCTTCTCATCTGAGTCAAACACAATGAGTGCCCTTATTCAGTGGAACAATCTGTATGGTGATGGCGGCTCAAAAAGGAAGAAAAATCTCAGCTACTTTATGTAG